One part of the Haliotis asinina isolate JCU_RB_2024 chromosome 2, JCU_Hal_asi_v2, whole genome shotgun sequence genome encodes these proteins:
- the LOC137273453 gene encoding protein HtrL-like, whose product MHPRRGWVQFLKILTCGGLVFLVIRKLQFQPCSADTNFFRSYPKFTGDSRVPPDVTIVTAFFNLGNFVKGVDQTFGPTLYMEWATVYKHLRNPLVVYTDSDQFVRLFTDIRKHLMNITRIIRIEKKQLWAFDHLDKVRDIYSDPNYPKYQPNTVVPEYPCVQNAKYSCVEKAIESDFFHTKYYMWVDVGYFRLITSRKRDFRLTLPPNFDEKKIAINKVARYSLDEQPEDIFKNMYVWVGGGILIAEKGVFRRFVTEYRKAVGHYLDLRLSNSDQQVLFAMYSKAEVHLRPTVQLQPYSTHWYGECWFYLGYICYREM is encoded by the exons ATGCATCCACGCAGAGGCTGGGTTCAATTCCTGAAAATACTAACCTGTGGTGGGCTTGTCTTCTTGGTGATCCGG AAATTACAGTTTCAACCATGTTCAGCGGACACCAACTTCTTCCGATCTTATCCCAAGTTTACCGGAGATTCCCGAGTACCTCCGGACGTGACGATAGTGACTGCTTTCTTCAACCTGGGTAACTTCGTGAAAGGTGTGGATCAGACGTTCGGCCCCACGTTGTACATGGAGTGGGCCACTGTGTACAAGCATCTAAGGAACCCTCTTGTTGTGTACACCGACTCGGACCAGTTTGTCCGACTGTTCACCGACATACGAAAACACCTGATGAACATCACAAGAATAATCAGAATTGAGAAAAAACAATTATGGGCTTTTGACCATTTGGACAAAGTCCGTGACATATACTCAGATCCGAACTACCCCAAATACCAACCAAATACAGTGGTTCCAGAATATCCATGTGTACAAAATGCAAAATACTCGTGTGTTGAGAAAGCCATTGAGAGTGACTTCTTCCATACCAAATATTACATGTGGGTTGATGTTGGTTACTTCCGGTTAATCACAAGCAGAAAGAGGGATTTCCGGTTGACACTTCCGCCCAATTTTGACGAGAAGAAAATTGCTATCAATAAAGTGGCTCGATATTCTTTGGACGAACAGCCAgaagatatttttaaaaatatgtacgTGTGGGTAGGCGGGGGAATTCTAATCGCGGAGAAAGGTGTGTTTCGCCGATTTGTGACTGAATACAGAAAGGCCGTGGGACATTATTTGGATTTGAGGTTGAGCAACTCGGACCAGCAGGTTCTGTTTGCGATGTACTCAAAAGCGGAAGTACATTTGAGGCCTACTGTACAACTCCAGCCATATTCGACTCATTGGTACGGCGAATGCTGGTTCTATCTCGGCTATATTTGCTACAGGGAAATGTGA